In Phycisphaeraceae bacterium, the sequence TCTGGGTGCAGTCAAGTCGATCCCGATCGACGTTCGTCTCGTCGCAGCTACTCACCGTGATCTGGAAGCGATGGTTCGCCGCGGAACCTTCCGCGAAGACCTCTTTTTCCGGCTCAACGTGATCCAGCTTCGTGTTCCGCCGCTGCGTGACCGCGTGGATGACATCGTTCCGCTGGCGGATCACTTCCTTGGCCGTCTGGCCAAGCTCTACGATGAGCCTGCCAAGAGTCTCGCACCTGATGCGATGGCAGCTCTCCAGTGCTTCGACTGGCCCGGTAACGTCCGCGAGCTTGCGAACGCGGTTGAGCACGCCTCGGTCTTCTGCACGACCGATCTCATCCGCGCCAACGACCTGCCTGAAAAGATCCGCACTGCCAGCGTTAATGCAACGCCGACTCTCGACCAGCGGGTCGTCCCGCTCGAAGTTGCTGAGCGTAACCACATCGCCCACGCACTCCGCGTGGCTGATGGTAATCAGGCCAAGGCAGCTCGTTTGCTCGGCATCCAGCGTCAGCGGCTGTATCGCAAGATCGAGCTTTACGGCCTTGACACGCTCACTCGTACCGGTGGCGTCGAATAATCAGCCGTCGAAAATCCCGATTCTTACCCATTATTGAATCGCCATCATCCGCCCGCCGCTATTCCGGCGGGCGGTTGTTTTTCCTGGAACTTCAGCGGAAGGTGCCTCTCTGCTTCGTGACCTGGCAGGCCGTCTGTAATGCGGCTGCCCGGATAAAACAGAAAAATATCGCAGAAAATCTGCGCCGCAGAACAGGTCGCGCGTTAAATTTCGACTCTGATGACGGCTATTCTGGGTATCTCCGCGTTTTACCACGACTCCGCAGCGGCACTGGTGGTTGATGGCTCGATCGTCGCCGCAGCTCAGGAGGAGCGATTCACCCGTCGCAAGCACGACTTCGAATTTCCCATCCATGCGATCGACTACTGCCTCTCCGAGGCCGGTCTGAAGCCTGAGCAGCTTGATTACGTCGGCTTCTACGACAAGCCCTTCCTGAAGTTTGAGCGACTGCTCGAAACTTATGTCGCCTATGCGCCTGCGGGATTCCGCTCCTTCGTCCAGGCGATGCCGTTGTGGCTCAAGCAGAAGCTCTACTTGCCGCGTGAGATCCGCAAGGGCTTGCGCGGGGCATACAGGAAACGCTGCGTCTTTACCGAGCATCACGAATCACATGCCGCCAGCGCATTTTTTCCGTCTCCCTACGAAGAGGCGGCGATCCTCACGCTCGATGGCGTCGGCGAATGGACGACCACCAGTTTCGGCATCGGACGCGGCAACAAAATCCAGCTCACGCATCAGATCAGGTTCCCGCACTCGCTGGGGCTTCTCTACTCCGCGTTTACTTACTTCACCGGATTTCGTGTCAACAGCGGCGAATACAAACTCATGGGGCTGGCTCCCTACGGCAAGCCGATCTATGCCGATCTCATCCGGGAGAAACTGATCGACATCAAAACTGACGGCTCATTCCGCATGGACATGTCGTACTTCAATTACTGCCAGGGGCTTACCATGACAAGCCCAAAGTTCGACAAGCTCTTCGGCGGGCCGCGTCGCAAGCCGGAGTCTCCGGTGACTCAGCGAGAAATGGACATCGCAGCGTCGATCCAGGCGGTTACCGAAGAAGCGATGGTCAGGATCGCCCGTCACGTCAAGCATGTCACCGGAATGAAACACCTCTGTCTGGCTGGCGGCGTGGCTCTC encodes:
- a CDS encoding carbamoyltransferase, with product MTAILGISAFYHDSAAALVVDGSIVAAAQEERFTRRKHDFEFPIHAIDYCLSEAGLKPEQLDYVGFYDKPFLKFERLLETYVAYAPAGFRSFVQAMPLWLKQKLYLPREIRKGLRGAYRKRCVFTEHHESHAASAFFPSPYEEAAILTLDGVGEWTTTSFGIGRGNKIQLTHQIRFPHSLGLLYSAFTYFTGFRVNSGEYKLMGLAPYGKPIYADLIREKLIDIKTDGSFRMDMSYFNYCQGLTMTSPKFDKLFGGPRRKPESPVTQREMDIAASIQAVTEEAMVRIARHVKHVTGMKHLCLAGGVALNCVGNGKILRDGAFDDIWIQPAAGDAGGALGVALFIWHQLLDNPRTRKAGESDHQAGSLLGPRFGDELIREFLNSAGAKYRRFDDDESLCDFVADLAAGEKVIGWVQGRMEFGPRALGSRSIIGDARSEKMQSVMNVKIKFRESFRPFAPVVLHDRTHEYFDMRQGQESPYMLLVAPVRQERRLKLNGGSEHLQGIDKLKIKRSDIPAVTHVDYSARVQTIDPVRHGRFHMLLKKFESRTGCPVMINTSFNVRGEPIVCSHEHAYRCFLATNMDVLVLERNVLIKEEQPNLKPIDVAKYLAEFQLD
- a CDS encoding sigma-54-dependent Fis family transcriptional regulator, with amino-acid sequence METKPTIENSSSAPADALSRGQEDVFAREDARESAQSESSAASPVAVRGDGAAQPMMVFRSECMHRLYGAIEAVGRREVTAMIHGESGTGKELVARQLHLLSSRSSRPFVPVDCTTLHDSMMESQLFGHVKGSFTGAQQSTIGFFRSAEGGTLFLDEIGELPLDVQAKLLRVIQERAVTPLGAVKSIPIDVRLVAATHRDLEAMVRRGTFREDLFFRLNVIQLRVPPLRDRVDDIVPLADHFLGRLAKLYDEPAKSLAPDAMAALQCFDWPGNVRELANAVEHASVFCTTDLIRANDLPEKIRTASVNATPTLDQRVVPLEVAERNHIAHALRVADGNQAKAARLLGIQRQRLYRKIELYGLDTLTRTGGVE